One Micromonospora sp. WMMD812 genomic window carries:
- a CDS encoding helix-turn-helix transcriptional regulator translates to MTDDMTIGQRVAFYRRRRGLSQEVLAGLVGKTQEWLRKVETNRADLDRLSVIRAIAKALDVSLGDLIGAPSLFEWSDDSGRETIPALRAALHDYRHLAPALASTGDVEAPALHEIENDVAEIWTAYQHSRYGTLARRLPYLIHDCLTATEAYDGDDGQRAHAMTAYAHQLAALFLTKLGEGDLAWTAASRGLAAANASHDHVVIGSLSRSAAHSLVSIGEYAQARGLAATAAQFLEPRLAKPTPQLLSVYGSLHLVCALAAARDDNRASADTHITEADAAAQRLGTDGNHVWTAFGPTNVSIHKTTVAMELGDVQRAIAIGAPLDTSTVPVERQVRHAIETARALARWNRIDDALNALLDAEVIGPDQVRYHQLSRDLVRDILTRPRPPRLAVELSDRMGVRSGGPRW, encoded by the coding sequence ATGACGGACGACATGACGATCGGCCAGCGCGTCGCCTTCTACCGGCGTCGGCGAGGGCTTTCCCAGGAGGTGCTCGCCGGTCTGGTCGGGAAGACGCAGGAGTGGTTACGCAAGGTCGAGACGAACCGGGCCGACCTGGACCGGCTGTCGGTCATCCGCGCGATCGCCAAGGCCCTCGACGTGTCCCTCGGCGACCTGATCGGTGCACCTAGCCTGTTCGAGTGGTCGGACGACTCCGGGCGCGAGACGATCCCGGCCTTGCGGGCCGCGCTTCACGACTATCGTCACCTCGCGCCAGCGCTGGCCAGCACGGGGGACGTCGAGGCTCCCGCCCTGCACGAAATCGAGAACGACGTCGCCGAGATCTGGACCGCCTACCAGCACTCGAGATACGGCACCCTCGCCCGCCGGCTGCCCTACCTCATCCACGACTGCCTCACCGCCACGGAGGCGTACGACGGAGACGACGGCCAGCGCGCGCACGCGATGACCGCTTACGCCCACCAGCTCGCCGCGTTGTTCCTCACCAAGCTCGGCGAAGGTGACCTCGCGTGGACCGCCGCCAGCCGAGGTCTGGCCGCCGCCAACGCCAGCCACGACCACGTCGTCATCGGCTCACTCAGCCGCTCCGCCGCGCACTCGCTGGTCTCCATCGGTGAGTACGCCCAAGCCCGTGGCCTCGCCGCCACAGCGGCGCAGTTCCTGGAACCACGGCTCGCCAAACCCACTCCGCAGCTGCTGTCGGTATACGGCAGCCTGCACCTCGTCTGCGCGCTGGCCGCCGCCCGGGACGACAATCGTGCCTCCGCCGACACTCACATCACGGAGGCCGATGCGGCTGCACAGCGGCTCGGTACCGATGGCAACCATGTGTGGACCGCGTTCGGGCCGACCAACGTGTCGATCCACAAGACGACCGTGGCGATGGAACTCGGCGACGTGCAACGCGCCATCGCCATCGGCGCCCCACTCGACACCAGCACCGTGCCCGTCGAGCGGCAGGTTCGGCACGCCATCGAAACCGCACGAGCCCTTGCCCGGTGGAACCGCATCGACGACGCGCTCAACGCGCTCCTGGACGCCGAGGTCATCGGCCCCGACCAGGTGCGTTACCACCAGCTCTCCCGCGACCTCGTCCGGGACATCCTCACCCGCCCCCGGCCACCCCGACTGGCCGTCGAACTCAGCGACCGCATGGGCGTCCGGTCAGGAGGGCCACGCTGGTAG
- a CDS encoding DeoR family transcriptional regulator, whose translation MGDQDAARRLSPRRWRILSYLAQHGSASTLDVALVGAVSRLTAHRDLVWLHEAGLVRRERSPEDRTHTWWYEVTAEGTEVLRRALTASGRPVPLRLGQRPSGRADALLFLPLIEVSRRNPGRCELFQWLATMETSAWLRQHDLAQLRADGYGIWLQDGRCLRFLVHVDRGPIGDVVAEHERPASGLGGLLAGYRRADRLVPVGVVLLIAQDAEREERLRADLLREPLRNAVATTTQQLLYRHWPDDQLWQVPGESGRRRLVEVGS comes from the coding sequence ATGGGTGACCAGGATGCCGCGCGGCGGTTGTCCCCGAGGCGGTGGCGGATCCTGTCGTACCTGGCGCAGCACGGTTCCGCGTCGACCCTAGACGTGGCGCTTGTTGGTGCGGTGTCGCGGCTGACGGCCCACCGGGACCTGGTGTGGCTGCATGAGGCGGGACTGGTGCGCCGCGAGCGCTCGCCGGAGGACCGCACCCACACCTGGTGGTACGAGGTCACGGCCGAGGGGACGGAGGTCCTCCGCCGCGCCCTGACGGCGTCGGGGCGGCCGGTTCCGCTGCGGTTGGGTCAGCGGCCCTCCGGCAGGGCGGATGCCCTGCTGTTTCTGCCGTTGATCGAGGTGTCGCGGCGCAACCCGGGGCGGTGCGAGCTGTTCCAGTGGCTGGCGACGATGGAGACCTCGGCGTGGTTGCGCCAGCACGACCTGGCGCAGTTGCGGGCCGACGGTTACGGCATATGGCTGCAGGACGGTCGGTGCCTGCGGTTCCTGGTACACGTCGACCGTGGCCCGATCGGCGACGTTGTCGCCGAACACGAGCGGCCGGCGTCAGGGCTGGGTGGACTGCTGGCCGGCTACCGGCGTGCGGACCGGCTGGTGCCGGTCGGGGTGGTTCTTCTAATCGCTCAGGACGCCGAGCGAGAGGAACGGTTGCGGGCTGACCTGCTCCGGGAGCCACTGCGGAATGCTGTCGCCACGACCACGCAGCAGTTGTTGTATCGCCACTGGCCGGACGATCAGTTATGGCAGGTGCCGGGCGAGAGTGGTAGGCGCCGCCTCGTCGAGGTCGGATCTTGA
- a CDS encoding YdcF family protein, with protein sequence MLMNRHAAAHAEAIPDAIRTDVETLWRYHDMHHELRPCDVGIGLGSHDLGVAVIATRLFHQGLFPRIVFTGANAPTTVERFPRGEAVHYREYAVEQGVPAEAILVEPRATNTAQNLEYSRQLLTEHRMPVQSVLIMSRPYQQRRAYATCRLMWPEVDVVCASNPLELDDYVSSIGDPRRVVDMLVGDTQRIEVYAERGFAIPQEMPDEVLAAFERLVAAGYTSRLI encoded by the coding sequence GTGCTGATGAACCGGCATGCAGCGGCACATGCCGAGGCGATTCCCGACGCTATCCGGACGGACGTGGAGACGCTCTGGCGCTACCACGACATGCATCACGAGTTGCGCCCATGCGACGTGGGGATCGGGTTGGGCAGTCATGACCTCGGGGTGGCTGTTATCGCGACGCGCTTGTTTCACCAGGGCCTGTTCCCCAGGATCGTGTTCACCGGCGCGAACGCCCCGACGACCGTCGAGCGGTTCCCGCGTGGAGAAGCAGTGCACTACCGCGAGTACGCCGTCGAGCAGGGCGTACCCGCGGAAGCGATTCTCGTGGAGCCGCGTGCCACGAACACCGCCCAGAACCTGGAGTACTCGCGTCAGCTCCTGACCGAACACCGGATGCCGGTGCAGTCGGTGCTGATCATGTCGCGGCCCTACCAGCAGCGTCGGGCCTACGCCACGTGCCGGCTGATGTGGCCGGAGGTCGATGTGGTGTGCGCGTCGAACCCACTCGAACTGGATGACTACGTGAGCAGCATTGGCGACCCGCGGCGGGTGGTGGACATGCTGGTGGGCGACACGCAACGGATCGAGGTGTACGCGGAGCGTGGGTTCGCGATTCCGCAGGAGATGCCGGACGAGGTATTGGCGGCCTTTGAGCGCCTGGTGGCGGCTGGCTACACGAGCCGGCTGATCTGA
- the amcA gene encoding multiple cyclophane-containing RiPP AmcA encodes MTLYVSRNAMSGQSRHPESRWMASAGQVWPADPPLLTFVWRRLFAQQTREGGRR; translated from the coding sequence ATGACGTTGTACGTCTCGCGTAACGCCATGTCCGGCCAGTCCCGGCACCCCGAGAGCAGGTGGATGGCCTCGGCGGGGCAGGTGTGGCCCGCTGATCCGCCGCTGCTCACCTTCGTGTGGCGTCGGCTGTTCGCGCAGCAGACCCGCGAGGGCGGTCGCCGATGA
- a CDS encoding DUF4326 domain-containing protein, protein MGGQPRVRVQGDLYHPVVPPGAVYVGRQGFGLRRSPWANPFSLRKHDRAEALRLYRQWLVGQPALVDRARRELTGKQLACWCRAEDPCHADVLADVIG, encoded by the coding sequence GTGGGGGGACAGCCGCGGGTTCGTGTGCAGGGGGACCTCTATCACCCGGTGGTGCCGCCCGGTGCCGTGTATGTGGGGCGACAGGGGTTCGGGTTGCGGCGTTCTCCTTGGGCCAATCCGTTCAGCCTGCGAAAGCATGATCGGGCGGAGGCGTTACGCCTCTATCGGCAGTGGCTTGTGGGGCAGCCGGCCCTTGTTGACCGGGCGCGTCGGGAACTCACGGGGAAGCAGTTGGCGTGCTGGTGCCGCGCCGAGGATCCGTGCCATGCCGACGTGCTGGCCGACGTCATCGGCTGA